The genomic segment CAGCTACCCTGCAGGGGCTGATCCTGCTGCCCATTCTCCTGACCGCCGGCATCGAACCCTCCAAGCCTGCCTCCTGCCTGTTCGGGGCATTCTTCCTGCTGTGGGGAGGTCACTGCTTTTTGCAGTTGTGGGGCGTGGCGGCAGGCGTCACCTTCCCGGTGCATAACAAGCTGTTCGGAGCCCTGCTGCTGACGGGAGTATGCCTTTACGGAGTGCAACTGGGGATCCACGCCCTTGCTCGGAGCGCAAGCCTGCTGCTGCCCCTGTTCGGCGTGGCGCTGGCGGTGCTGCTGCTGGGGGCATGGAGCAAGGCGCAGCCGGAAAATCTCTACGCTGCCGCCGGGGGAAGCCTGCTGTCCGCCGCCTGGCAGGATCTGTGCGAATGCGGCTGGCTGCCCGGTGCCGCCTATCTCTGCCGGTTCACCCCCTTCCGCCCCCGCCGGGCGGTCTACGGCGCACTGCTGGCGCAGCTTGGTGCAACGGTGCTGGTGTCCCTGCTGGGCATCGCCGTACTGGGCAGAGTGGGGGCGCAGGTGGAATTCCCCTTCTTTACCCTGGGCGCATTCTCCCAGCCCTTCGCCACCCAGCGCGCGGACGCCATTTATGTGGTGCTGTTCACCCTGATCGGTACCATTACCATTGCCGTGCAGCTATACCTGGCAGGGGCATGCATCGCCCGACTGTTTCCCAAATTCCCCTACCCCTTTTACGCTGGCGGCGCAGGCACGCTGCTGGTGGCATGGGGCATGCACAGTCTGGGATTGCTCCATTCCGGTCTGTTCGGGGTATGGATCCTGCTGCTGTGCGGCATCCTGCCGGTGGGACAACAGCTATGGGGGCAGCTGCGAAAGCGCAGGATGGCGTAAACGCTGCCGTGTTGCTTTTTGAGTGACCGTTTGCTTGCAGACTTGTTTTTGATGCTCTGCGTGCTGGGNNNNNNNNNNNNNNNNNNNNNNNNNNNNNNNNNNNNNNNNNNNNNNNNNNNNNNNNNNNNNNNNNNNNNNNNNNNNNNNNNNNNNNNNNNNNNNNNNNNNNNNNNNNNNNNNNNNNNNNNNNNNNNNNNNNNNNNNNNNNNNNNNNNNNNNNNNNNNNNNNNNNNNNNNNNNNNNNNNNNNNNNNNNNNNNNNNNNNNNNNNNNNNNNNNNNNNNNNNNNNNNNNNNNNNNNNNNNNNNNNNNNNNNNNNNNNNNNNNNNNNNNNNNNNNNNNNNNNNNNNNNNNNNNNNNNNNNNNNNNNNNNNNNNNNNNNNNNNNNNNNNNNNNNNNNNNNNNNNNNNNNNNNNNNNNNNNNNNNNNNNNNNNNNNNNNNNNNNNNNNNNNNNNNNNNNNNNNNNNNNNNNNNNNNNNNNNNNNNNNNNNNNNNNNNNNNNNNNNNNNNNNNNNNNNNNNNNNNNNNNNNNNNNNNNNNNNNNNNNNNNNNNNNNNNNNNNNNNNNNNNNNNNNNNNNNNNNNNNNNNNNNNNNNNNNNNGTTCGTTCTCCACAAGCGAGGGGAGAGTTGTGGAAAAGAGAGTACGGTTGTCGCTCGCATGGCGGTAGATGGGTCATGCGTGACCCATCCGGTTAACTAAGTAGAGCATGATATGCTCCCTGGGTTGTCTCCCCAAGCATCCGGTAAACCCGTACTGCGTAGCTGTAGCACGCAGAGTATCAGAGAACGCCCGGAAAAGATGGTCGCTGAACGGCAAAAGGGGTCATGCGCCACCGCCCCGGTTCAACAAATAGAACAACGAAAGAGAAAATCAAACCAAAGCATACATGCAACACCACCCATCGGGCAACGCCCGGAAAGGAGATCCCATGAAACACAAACGGCTGACGCTGCTGCTTGCCACCCTGCTGCTTACCGGCTGCACCGGCACCGCACAGGTCCAGAACCGGGCATTCGTCCAGCTTCTGGGGGCGGATGCTGACCGGAACGCCAACCGGGTCACCGCCGTTTCCTTCGGCATGGAGGAGCCTGCATCCGGCACCGGGGAGACCCTGCTCACCGCACTGGAGGCTGCCCAATGCCGGTACGACCGGGCGCTGATGCTGGGGCATACCCAGGTACTGGTGTGCGGCAAGGGAGGACTGGAGCAGCGGCTGTCCCTGCTGCTGGACGGGAACCGGATCTCGCCGGGCTGCCGGCTGGTGTGTGCGGACGATGCCGCAAGGGTGCTGGAGGAAACCGGTGCCGGCCTGGAAACCGCCCTGTCCCGGATGGCGGAGGGGGGCGCTTTGTATGCCCCCGCCGTCAGCGATACCCTGTCGGATCTGCTGGGGGCAAGCGGCATGGCGGTGGTGCCCTATGTGTCCGGCTCGGATCTGGGCATGTGCGTGGTGGATCAGGCGGGAAACATCCGCACCACCCTGAGCGAGGAGGCATGCAGAGGGGTGGCACTGCTGCGGGAAAAAAACCGGGACACGGTGCTTGGGATCCCCACAGAGCAGGGCACCCTGTCCTACGAGATCCACAGCTGCAGCTACAAGCTGGATCTGGAAACGGCGGAGGGGCTGACGGCGGTGCTGTCCTTCCGGATCACAGGGGAATGCGCCGAGGCATGCGAGCAGGGGCAGCTGCGCAAAGGGGTGCAGCAGGCGGTGACGGAGCTGTGCCGGGCGGCGGTGCTGGAAACCGTGTGCGTCTATGGGGTGGATCTTCTGGATCTGGAACGGGCGGCACGGCATCAGGATCCGGCGTTTTTTGCCGCCCATCAGGAGGAATGGAGTGCTGTCATTGCGCAGGCTGGCTTCCGGTGCGAGGTGCGTGTGGAGTAGCATGTCCGCCCTGTTGGATTTTTGTGACCGTTTGCTTTTTTGTGTTTTCTTATGCTCTGCGTGCGCCACATACGCAGTACGGGTTTACCGATGTCTTGGGGAGATGTGTGTGACTCTATTTCATTNNNNNNNNNNNNNNNNNNNNNNNNNNNNNNNNNNNNNNNNNNNNNNNNNNNNNNNNNNNNNNNNNNNNNNNNNNNNNNNNNNNNNNNNNNNNNNNNNNNNNNNNNNNNNNNNNNNNNNNNNNNNNNNNNNNNNNNNNNNNNNNNNNNNNNNNNNNNNNNNNNNNNNNNNNNNNNNNNNNNNNNNNNNNNNNNNNNNNNNNNNNNNNNNNNNNNNNNNNNNNNNNNNNNNNNNNNNNNNNNNNNNNNNNNNNNNNNNNNNNNNNNNNNNNNNNNNNNNNNNNNNNNNNNNNNNNNNNNNNNNNNNNNNNNNNNNNNNNNNNNNNNNNNNNNNNNNNNNNNNNNNNNNNNNNNNNNNNNNNNNNNNNNNNNNNNNNNNNNNNNNNNNNNNNNNNNNNNNNNNNNNNNNNNNNNNNNNNNNNNNNNNNNNNNNNNNNNNNNNNNNNNNNNNNNNNNNNNNNNNNNNNNNNNNNNNNNNNNNNNNNNNNNNNNNNNNNNNNNNNNNNNNNNNNNNNNNNNNNNGATTCTGGTAGATGGGTCATGCGTGACCCATCCGGTTAAACAAATAAAAAACACACATCTCCCCAAGAGGTTGGTAGAACGCTCCTGCGTAAACGGAGCACGCAGAGCATAAAAAAACGCCCGGAAAAGATGGTCACTAAAAAGAAAACCGTACTGCAAAAACAGTACGGTTCAGCAAATCTATCAAGCGTCGGAACTTACCCTGCGATCCCCCGTGCAATGATCCCCAGCAGCTCCACTGCGTCCGACACCTTGATGTACCCATCCGGCACCAGATCCCCCAGCTTTTGCTGTACATCGCTCAGAGGACAGGGCTCCCCTGCCGCCATCCGGGCGCATGCCTCCAGCACCAGCACCGCATCCGCTACCGTTACCCTGCCGTCCATATTCACGTCTCCGGGCAGATAGCCTGGCTGGAGGGCGGTGGTCCGGGTGGCTGTGGTGGTTTGAATGGGCACAGTGGTTGTTTCCGCAGCGGTGGTTGTAGTAGTTATGGTGGTTTCAGCAGCGGTAGTTGTAGTCGCTTCGGTGATAGCTTCCGTTGTGGTAGTTGTAGTCGTTTCAATGGTGGTTTCCGTTGTGGTGATAGCTTCCGTAGCGGTCGTGGTATACCCGGTAGTGGTGGTATTCTCCGTGACCTGGGCGGAGGTGGTCACTGCTCCTACCACCTGTACCGTCCCGGCAAACAGGCTGCACTGCCGGGTGCTCCCATCCATTGCTGCAAAGCTGGCAGATTCCGGTGTCACCGGATAAATGCCCGGCACCGCATCCGCCGGAATCGCCACCGGGATCCGCAGAATCTCCCCGTTTTCATACTGACTCCAGGCGGCATGCATGGATACGGTCAGCAGTTGGGTATCGTAGCTGACCTCCCCCCAGTAGCCGGCCTTCAGATACTGCACCTGGGGCGTGCTGTTGGCGTCAGCAGGCTGGAGCATGCCTCCGTACCGGAAGGTCAGCACAGCAGCGGACAAGCCCGGATTCTCCCCCACATACACCGGCAGATACACGGTTTCCCCCGGCAGTCCGGGCACATTCCCCACGGAAAATTCCACCGGCGTACCGGGGGCAGTGGTGGTTTCAGTGGCGGTGGTGGTAGTGGTCGTGGTGGCAGTGGTCATGGTGGTAGTCGTAGTGCTTTCCGCCGTAGTGGTTTCCGGCATCAGGATCTGCACAGAGCCGGGAGCGGCTGCACAGGTGTATGCCGTCCCCTCCGGATTCCGTATGGCGACTGATTGAACGGATATCTCGTATTCCCCCGGTGCTGCATCCTCCGGAATCACCAGCTGAATCCGGAACAGTTCCCCGGTTACATCCGGGTTCAATCCGGCGTTCAGTGCTAAAGCCAGTCCGCCGGTGGTATTGTGTGCAGAACCTATGCTCCATAGGGACGGTATACCCACAATCTGGTACTCGTCATTGGACAAGACAGAGTGGAATATCTCCGGCAGCTGTAGGCGAAACTCCATATCGGAAATGCCGGAATGGGGTCCCACATACACCGGCAGATACACGGTTTCCCCCGGCAATCCGGACGCATGCCCCACGGAAAATTCCACCGGCGCAGGGGCGGTGGTGGTCGTTGGAGCGGTGGTAGTTTCAGTGGTGGTTGTGGTAGTGGTGGTTTCAGTAGTGGTCGTTGTAGTAGCTTGAGGAATCTGGATCTTGCCGCTGTAGGTCTGGATGGAAACCGCATTGTCCCTGTTGTCATAGGCGGCATTGGCGGTCAGATTCAGAGCGAAGGTGTCCCCGGGCTGAGCGGTCTGGGGCACCCGGAAGGAAAGGGTCACAAGAGTGCCATCCTGCTGAATCAACTGGGAGGAGGCAATGGCAACGCCGCATTTGCTGCCCTCCGCCTCCAGGATCATGCAAGTGTCGGAGCCGATCAGATCCCCATAGGTACACAGGGGCTTGCCATACTCGTTGGTTACAAGCTCCAGCGCCCCGTCATACTCCAGTACAAGCCCCATGCCGGAAAAGCCCCCGTTATCCTCTGCATACAGGGACACCTGCGCCGTGTCGCCAGGCTGTGCCTCCACAGACTCCGCATACACCAGTACAAGGTTGGCGGCGCTAGCAGGGGTTTGCCGGGCAAAAAATCCCGGCAGCCCCAATGCGCATGCGGCAGCGGTCAGGGCAGCCCCTGTGCGCCGGAGCCGATCCAACCCGGTTCTGATCCAATGATGTATCATATTGTTCAACCTCAATTCCTCGGGATTCCTGCACCCTTCGTCGGCAGACAGCCCCGTTTTCATGCAATGATTCATGCAATTACCNNNNNNNNNNNNNNNNNNNNNNNNNNNNNNNNNNNNNNNNNNNNNNNNNNNNNNNNNNNNNNNNNNNNNNNNNNNNNNNNNNNNNNNNNNNNNNNNNNNNNNNNNNNNNNNNNNNNNNNNNNNNNNNNNNNNNNNNNNNNNNNNNNNNNNNNNNNNNNNNNNNNNNNNNNNNNNNNNNNNNNNNNNNNNNNNNNNNNNNNNNNNNNNNNNNNNNNNNNNNNNNNNNNNNNNNNNNNNNNNNNNNNNNNNNNNNNNNNNNNNNNNNNNNNNNNNNNNNNNNNNNNNNNNNNNNNNNNNNNNNNNNNNNNNNNNNNNNNNNNNNNNNNNNNNNNNNNNNNNNNNNNNNNNNNNNNNNNNNNNNNNNNNNNNNNNNNNNNNNNNNNNNNNNNNNNNNNNNNNNNNNNNNNNNNAAAAGTATAACAGCATCTGTGGGAAAAGTCAATTCTTACGGAGATAACAAGGCAAAACCTCTGAAATCTGCACAAAGTCCATCTGCAAAAGCTATACAATCCGCCAAAGGGAAAATTTTTTTGAATTTCCTGTTGACAAATCCGGATGGACATGCTATAATATCATGTAGTCAGTTGATCTGACTACTGACCCCCGTGTCTGGGTGTGGCGCAGTTGGTAGCGCGCTACCTTGGGGTGGTAGAGGCCGTGGGTTCAAGTCCCGTCACTCAGACCATGCAAAAACCGCACAGAATTGGGCTTTTGTCCGTTCTGTGCGGTTTCTTTTTTTGTGGGGGAAATTCGAGTGAGAGCACTACGCCCCATCACCCACCAGGAACGCCGTCCATCCTCCGGTCATTCCGGCAGGGAATCCGCCCCGCTGCTGTAATGGGACTGAACCTGCTGCCCGAAATCGTTTGCATATTCCTCCGCTTTGTCCATGAAATGTCCGAAAAACAGGGGGATGGCAAGGATCACCGCCAGGATCATACACAGGATCAGAATCATCAGGGCGATTACGCCGGCGGACACCTGCAGCTTGCCGCAATGGGGGCAGCGCCGGGTTTTCTCCGGGATCAGTTCCCCGCAGTGGTTGCACTCCATATATTGTTTGGCGTGGATCTTGTCCTCCATGTTTCTCATAATGCCCTCCTGTATGCGACTGCAGATCGGTTTTGGTTTCTTTTAATAGTTTAACACAAGATAGAGCATTTGTCAACGGACTGTGTATACAAACGCCCGGCAAGGGGCGCTATGGGAACTACTCCCCCAGCTTCTCCCTTGTCTCCTCCCCGACGATGCCGTCAGCCTTCATATCCCGATCGATCTGGAACGCCTGCACCGCCTGCCGGGTGTCCTCGTCAAACGCCCCGGTGATCTCCAGCTCTGCGCCCTGCCGCACCAGCTGCCACTGGATCCACTTTACGTCCTCCCCCTCTGCGCCGGGCTTTACCGTGTCCGTGGGCTCTGCATAGGGACACCCCTCCGGTTCCGGCTCCGTTGCCGCTTCTGTGGTGGCAGGATGGGTGGTGGGCGGCGGCACCTCCTGCTGAGAATCCGACAGCAGGGCGTTGGTAATGGGGTTCACCCCGTTGCTGCAGCTGACGATGAATGCGGTGGGCAAGCCGATCACCACCACGATCAGCAGCAGGCATTTCAGATACTTCAGCCGGGCAGCCTCCCTTGCCTCCAGCACTGCCTCCTGGCTGGACATGGGCACGCTGATGGGGTGCAGCTTTTCCAGCTGTTCCACGTCCGGCATCCGGTCCGGTGCCTGCTCCCCATGGGCAAAGGGCGGCAGCTGGGCATAGCTCCCCACTGTGGCTTTCAGGTCATTGTATTCGTCCACCGTCATGGCAAAGGACGCAGCCCGCTCCAGCAAGCCCTGTGCGTTGGGATCCGGCTGGGTAAAATTCCTGCTCCGGAGCCGTGCCAGCCCAAGCCATACCCGGTAATGCTCCGGTGCCTCCTGCGCCAGTTGACGGAACACCGCCTCCGCCTCTGTGAAAAGCCCCAGCTCCAGCAGACCCTCCGCCCCCCGGATCGCCTGCTCCATACCCTCTCTGTTGTCCCTGTCCATTCTGATCGTCCTTTCGATGTGCTATTTCCCCAGCTTTTCGTATGCCTCCAAAGCATCCGCCGCCAGGTGCAGCTGTCGGTATGCCCCTGCGTAAGCCGCATACACCGCCTCCAGCCGCTGACCGGTCACCTGTAATGCCTGTGCCGCTCCGGCGGATACCCGATCGTCCAGCGCCTCCTGGTATTGATGCACCGCCCTGTTGATCCGCTCCTGCGCCGCCATGCACTGCTCTGTAGTGCGCCGGAGCCTGTCTGCGGTATCCCGCAATGCATGGGGCGCTGCTGTTTCCATCCGTTCCATGCTATCACCTAGTATCTGATTCGGTTCATGGCATCCTCATAGGCAGAGATCGCCTTCCACGCCTGTGTTCCCAACTGCTGGGGCTCCTCCATGCACCGGATGGCATGCTCCATACCGGACAGGTGGGTCTGCCCCTGTGCTTCGTATGCCTCCAGACCCGCAGCAAGGGAATCCAGGAACCGTTCCAACGTCCGGATCTGACTGCCCAGTGCCGTGACTGCGCCCCCAAGCCGTGCAAGCCGCGCCCGGCACTGATCCATTTTCGGTGCCGCATCCCCCATTTGTACCGCCAGCTCCTCCGCCTCCTGCCGGGCGGTGCGGATCCGCTCCTGTGCATCGGCGATCTGCCGTGCCCCCTGTTTCAGGGCATTCCGTCTGCCCTGTTCCAGAAAGGCATAGGAGGGGTCGTTTTCTGCCGGCAGGGGCATAGCCTTTGCCGCCCGGTACTGACGCTGGGCTTCCTCCAACGCCTCCTGCGCCGCCTTTTCCCGGCACAGCGCCGCCTCCCGCCGGCGAAATGCGCTGCCCAGTCCGTCCTCCAGCCGGTACAGCGCCGCCTGGTTCTGCACCATCAGCTCCCGCACCTGATCCAGTTGCTGCTGCATCTGCCTGCACTTTTCTCCGGCGGCTGTCTGCTCCGCCCGTGCCGACCGTTCCGCATGCTCCCCACGCCGGGCAAGCTGCTTTGCGGTCTGCTGCATCCTCGCCAGGCTCTCATCCAGCTCCTGCTTGGCGAGCCGCACCGTTTCCGCTGAAAACCGTGCCATGTGAACCTCCTTTTGCAGTCTGCTGCATCTGCCTGCACTTTTCTCCGGTGGCTGCCTGTTCCGCCCGTGCCGACCGTTCTGCATGCTCCCCACGCCGGGCAAGCTACCGTGCGGTCTGCTGCATCATGGACAACACACCGCAAAGCACGCCTGGCGGCTTTGTGCAGCATCTGCTGACGAATATTCCGCCATATCGCCCGGAAGCTCCTTGCAATACGGAAGTATTCCTGCGTCGCATCCAACCGATCTGGTAAAACATGCGCTGGCGCATCTGCCCCACAAGCTGTGCGGTCTGCTGCATCCTTGCCAGACTCTCATCCAGCTCCTGCTTGGCAAGCCGCACCGTTTCCGCTGAAAACCGTGCCATGTGAACCTCCTTTCGGGGTCTGCTGCATCTGCCCGTTCTGCATGCTCCGCCGCTACTCCTCCGGCGGGGCAAGGGACGCCGGATCAAAGGTCAGGGGCTGTACCTCCGGGCAGGTCTGCTCCAGGGGCTTCAGCAGCTCCTCAAATGCCGCCTGCTCCGCCGTGAACAGCCCCCACGCCTGCCGGGTCATGCCGTTGAGCCGCTCTCCCAGAGGGTCGTCCCACCGGGCAAGGTTCTGCATCCGGTTCATTGCCGCTGCGCCTCCCGGAGCAGCTTTGCCTTCCGGGCAAGATCCCCCTCCATGGCGTGGAGCAGCTTCAATTGCTTGACCGCATCCGCCACCGTAGCATCCAAAAAGGCAGAGAACCGGTCATACTGCTCCCCACGCCAGAAGTCATGCATATTGGCATGCTCCTGCTTCAACTGCAAAAACAGCCGGGACATGGTGTCTACATACTCCCCCAGTTCCTTGCTGAACGCCAGGATCGCCTCCTCCGGATGCTCCGTTTGCGCCCGTATGGTATGCTCGCTCATAAAATATCACCCCGCTGCAAATACATCCGGTACAGCTCTGCCATTTTTTTCGTATCCGACACCTGCCGGGCGATCTCGCCCCCAAGCCGATCCACGCTTTGCCGCATATAGCCCATTTCCTCCTCCAGACGCACCGTCACCTGATCCTCCAGCATGCCGCTGAGGGCACGGGTGCGCTTTTGCAGATACGCCTCCGTCTCCTGCATCCGATCCAGTTGCTTTTTTAAAGATGCGGTATACTCCTCCAACCGGGCAAGGTCTACAAAAAATTTATCCTGCATACCGGCTCCTTTCACCCATCCAACAGGGCTGCCCGATACCGGTCAAACCAGCCCTTCCAGTTCTCGTACTGATAGGGACGCACCTTGGATACATTGGGCAGCACCACGCAGCAGTTTGCCGCCAGGGTATCCACCGACACATATTCGCCGCCGTTGCTCCAGTCCGCCGCCGCAAGGGCTTCCCTGGAGCAGAACACCGCCCGCTGGTACCGGATGCCTCTGGGGATCAGCTCCCGGAGCCGCTGGGGCTCCTTTTCCGTGAGGATCACGAAAATATGCTGCTCATAGCCCCGTGTGTACAGCAGTTCCAACTGCTGGCTCAACTCCCGTGCCCCCGGTGCAGCCCCTCCGTCCGTATCCATCAGCAGTCGGTCAAAGGCGCTGAGTTCCTCCCGGGGCGCAGCCTGCTCCGGCGCAAAGTCCAGGATATTCCGGGCGCTGCTGACGATAAGCAGTCTGGGGCTAAGATCGATCTCCGCCCCTGCCTTCAGCCCGTCCAGCCGTGCATGGTACAGGTCATGCAGCCGGGTGATCTGTCCTGCCGCATCCCCTTCGTTCTTGATGTATGCCACACTGCCGGACAGCATGGGCGCCATATCCTCCAACGGGCTTCTGTATTTGCGCCCCTGGCTGGTGTAGTTCAGGTCGCAGTAGGTGACTGCATCCGCCAAGGGACAGCCCTCCGCCCGGAGCTGCTGCAAAAAGCTCAATGCCGCAGAAGCCTCCAGAGCACGCAGCCTGGACAGCTCCCCCAGCATCACATAGCCGGAGAAGGTGCCGCTGGACAGCTCCAGTCCCACCGGCTCGTCGGACAGAAAGGACTGCCCCAGCACCAGTTGATACCCGGTATCCCCCGGCTCCGGCAGCACGCACCGGCACAGATCGGAGTTCCCCTCCCCCACCAGAAGTGGTGCTTCGTTGCCGGAAATGATCATGGGGGGCACGGGAATATTCGCCCACTTGTCACAGATCTCCTTTGCGATCCGCTGATGCTCCGCCCCATTGGTTTTCCCTGCCCACGCCGCCTTGAACAGGGTGGCATGCACGCCCCCGTCCTCCGACTGGTAGGCAAGCCCCCGCTCCTGCTGCAAATCGTTCATCATTTCTCCGCTGCGGCTGGTTTCAAAGGCGCTGTTGATGGTATTCTCCGAACCGCTGAACACGATCCGGTTGAAAATCTGATCCTTCGCCTCCCTGCCCACGCAAATGGCCTGGCTGCTGAGGATGATGCTGATGCCGGCATTCCGGATCTCCTTGAGCAGCGCCAGCAGCCGGGCGGAGCACTTTGCCGCCAGTGCCGCACTGCCGTTTCCGGTGGCCTCCAGCATATTCTGGTACTCGTCAATGATGACAATGGTGCGCTTGAGCCTGGGCAATTCCCCGCTCTGCACCTTTTTGCTCATGTGATAGGTCTTGAAATCCGTTGCCCCTGCCCGGTTGAACAGCCGGTTCCGCTGCTCCTTCAGAGCGGAGATCTTGTGCAGCACATCGTAAGCGTCCTCCACCCGGTTTTTCAGGGAAAGAAAGGACACATGGGGAATGTAGGCGCTGGCCTCCCCCGGGCGCTTCAAGTAGTTGGAAAATTCCACCCCATCCTTAAAGTCAATGAGGTAATACTCCAGCTCCTCCGGAGAATACGCCATTGCGCCGCTGAGGATGAGGGTATGCAGAAACGTGGTCTTGCCGGAGCCTGTGCCCCCGGCGATCAGAGCAGCGGATTTTCCGGTGCTTTCCACATCCAGACGGAAGTACTGCACCTGGTTGCCGCTCCTGCCCACCGGAATCTTCAATTCATCGTAATAGGGCGTCCGGTCATAGGCTTCGTGCAGCAGGGAATCCAGCTGGATGGGCCGGGACACATATCTTGTGGAATCCGCCAGCAGCTGCCACAGCGCCCCCTCCGAAAACGCCGGCTGGGCAATGTCCGCCCTGTATGCTCTGCCCCCTGCGGTGAAGCAGCCCTCCCCGGTGTAGGTCACCACCAGTGAGCCGTACCTGTCCGCATCCAGGGGCGGCACCGGCTCACCGAACCGGGTCAGCCGGGCGTCCGTATGGTTCACCAGCAGGGTGAGAATGCCGCAGCGCCCACCGCTTTCCAGAAGATTCTCCACCTTTTTCCGGACGGAGCGTTCCTCAAAGGCATAGGGATAGTTGTGGATCACCACCAGCACAAAGGGCTGGGGCGTATCCGGACAATGGGCGTTGTAGTCGTAGATATTGGCGTATTTTCTGCCGTAGAACCGGATCCGCTCCTCCATCAGGCTGCTGATCCGGTCAACCCCTGCGGCAATGGCATCCTCCGTGGCTTTGGGGCCGTCAAAGGTGACAGCCTCCCCCACCCCGTTGGTCAGCTCCGACACCAGGGAGCATACCACACCGGACAGATCCCCCTGCATGCCGCAGACGTGCAGCGCCTTCACCGGGAAGGATACCAGAAACTGCAAAAACCAATTCACCAACAGGCTCTCAAACTCCCGGCTTTCGATCTGTGCGCCGGTGGCGTTCACCACAATGGAGGAAAAATTCGGATTCAGTTCCACATAAAAGGGGTTGGAGCAGAAGGCCTCCGGATCCGGGTGGAAATTTTCCTGCCAGAACCCCTCCGTTTCCGGGGACAGGGTGAATGCCGCCCGCCCCAGCAGGATCTGCTTGGGGGCTTCCTCCGCCCCCAGCCGGTCACAGGACAGCAAATCGCTGCGCACCTGTGCCGCCTGCCGGTTCAGCCCTTCACATAGCGCCCGGCATTCCCCATACGACTGCCACCGGGTCACATCACACTGCGCCCGGCAGGTGCTGTCGATCTGCTCTCCCCGATCCTCCCGAGCCCGGCGCAGCTGTGCCCGGATCTCCCTTGTGGGATAGTCCCGATCCAGCAATGCGTCCAGTTCCTGGTACAGTGCCCTTGCGTTGCAGTAGGATACCGCCAGCCGCTCGCACACGGCTTCATCCTGGGCAGCCGGCTGCACGCACAGGGATTTTGCGGCGGAAAGAAACGCCTTTGCATGCATGGAAAACGCATCCAGGCACTTCTTCCCCCGCAAGGGCAGGGGCTTGGTTTCTGCGATCACCTCCGACAGCAGCGGCCCGTCCGCCGGGAATTTTTTCTGGATCCGTTGAATTTCCGCAACCATCTCCTCCATGGCATGCAGATCGGTTTCCACCTGGCTTCTGGGAACAGCGTATAAATCCCCATTGGCACGCTGATAGGTCTGCTCGTTTTCGGCATGCGCCTGCCGGGCAGCCTCCTGCGCCCGGGCGCACCGCTCCCCGAATGCGGCGGCAAGCTCCGTCAGCCGCTGCTGATTCAACAGATAATCCTTGTCCATCTTCATGCCCTCACCTGTCATACCGTACACTGCCGCAGATCCGGATTCTTCAGCATATCCGCCACCTGGGGCTGTTTGCACTGTTTATAGATGCTGCTGGAAAGGAAGGGAATGTTCCGCTTCCGGCAGCGTTTTTTCTCCTTGAATACCTTCTTGCCGAACACCGGATCCTGCGCCATCCGATCCTCCAGCGCCATGCAGGTCTTGAATGCCCCGATGAGCTTTTCCAGCATGGGCACGCTGCATAGCTGCTGCCGCTCCTCCGGGCTGAGCCGGTGAAATTTCATTTCCAGCAGTGCCACCTGGGGCAGCCAGTCATACACCGGTGCCGTCAGCACCGTCCGGGCGGTGGTGAATACCTCCTGGTCGATCATGGCAGACCGCAGCACCACCGGCGCCAGTTCAAACGCCCCCGTATCCGGCACCAGGCTCCGGAGTCTTTCGGACAGGGTGAGAAATTCCGGCTCGAATGCCATGGCATCCTTGCACCAGGCAATGCGTG from the Ruminococcus champanellensis 18P13 = JCM 17042 genome contains:
- a CDS encoding cohesin domain-containing protein; this encodes MIHHWIRTGLDRLRRTGAALTAAACALGLPGFFARQTPASAANLVLVYAESVEAQPGDTAQVSLYAEDNGGFSGMGLVLEYDGALELVTNEYGKPLCTYGDLIGSDTCMILEAEGSKCGVAIASSQLIQQDGTLVTLSFRVPQTAQPGDTFALNLTANAAYDNRDNAVSIQTYSGKIQIPQATTTTTTETTTTTTTTETTTAPTTTTAPAPVEFSVGHASGLPGETVYLPVYVGPHSGISDMEFRLQLPEIFHSVLSNDEYQIVGIPSLWSIGSAHNTTGGLALALNAGLNPDVTGELFRIQLVIPEDAAPGEYEISVQSVAIRNPEGTAYTCAAAPGSVQILMPETTTAESTTTTTMTTATTTTTTTATETTTAPGTPVEFSVGNVPGLPGETVYLPVYVGENPGLSAAVLTFRYGGMLQPADANSTPQVQYLKAGYWGEVSYDTQLLTVSMHAAWSQYENGEILRIPVAIPADAVPGIYPVTPESASFAAMDGSTRQCSLFAGTVQVVGAVTTSAQVTENTTTTGYTTTATEAITTTETTIETTTTTTTEAITEATTTTAAETTITTTTTAAETTTVPIQTTTATRTTALQPGYLPGDVNMDGRVTVADAVLVLEACARMAAGEPCPLSDVQQKLGDLVPDGYIKVSDAVELLGIIARGIAG
- a CDS encoding Ger(x)C family spore germination C-terminal domain-containing protein → MKHKRLTLLLATLLLTGCTGTAQVQNRAFVQLLGADADRNANRVTAVSFGMEEPASGTGETLLTALEAAQCRYDRALMLGHTQVLVCGKGGLEQRLSLLLDGNRISPGCRLVCADDAARVLEETGAGLETALSRMAEGGALYAPAVSDTLSDLLGASGMAVVPYVSGSDLGMCVVDQAGNIRTTLSEEACRGVALLREKNRDTVLGIPTEQGTLSYEIHSCSYKLDLETAEGLTAVLSFRITGECAEACEQGQLRKGVQQAVTELCRAAVLETVCVYGVDLLDLERAARHQDPAFFAAHQEEWSAVIAQAGFRCEVRVE
- a CDS encoding PE domain-containing protein, with product MERMETAAPHALRDTADRLRRTTEQCMAAQERINRAVHQYQEALDDRVSAGAAQALQVTGQRLEAVYAAYAGAYRQLHLAADALEAYEKLGK
- a CDS encoding ribosomal protein L32; its protein translation is MRNMEDKIHAKQYMECNHCGELIPEKTRRCPHCGKLQVSAGVIALMILILCMILAVILAIPLFFGHFMDKAEEYANDFGQQVQSHYSSGADSLPE
- a CDS encoding peptidoglycan-binding domain-containing protein, producing the protein MDRDNREGMEQAIRGAEGLLELGLFTEAEAVFRQLAQEAPEHYRVWLGLARLRSRNFTQPDPNAQGLLERAASFAMTVDEYNDLKATVGSYAQLPPFAHGEQAPDRMPDVEQLEKLHPISVPMSSQEAVLEAREAARLKYLKCLLLIVVVIGLPTAFIVSCSNGVNPITNALLSDSQQEVPPPTTHPATTEAATEPEPEGCPYAEPTDTVKPGAEGEDVKWIQWQLVRQGAELEITGAFDEDTRQAVQAFQIDRDMKADGIVGEETREKLGE